A window from Actinomycetes bacterium encodes these proteins:
- a CDS encoding type II CAAX endopeptidase family protein produces the protein MTRATTPTVPAGLHRWVAVLGPSTTPYHAESDLVRRRRRVVVAATGVVGAGLLALTLRTEAGSQAFYWYGALLAGCWMLGALLSGPLHLGRLDGRRHVLVPAVLGAGAFAVFAVAALVVRRVPTLDDLVDDVISRADTGSLTLVVAVALVNGLAEELFFRGALYSAFGRHRPWLWSTVAYVVVTAATLNVMLVLAAAAMGTLFALERRSTRGVLAPVVTHLTWSVLMIFFLPR, from the coding sequence GTGACGCGTGCGACGACGCCGACGGTGCCCGCCGGCTTGCACCGGTGGGTGGCGGTCCTAGGCCCCTCTACGACTCCGTACCACGCCGAGTCCGACCTGGTCCGCCGCCGCCGGCGGGTCGTCGTCGCGGCCACCGGTGTCGTGGGCGCCGGGCTCCTCGCGCTCACGCTGCGCACCGAGGCCGGGTCGCAGGCTTTCTACTGGTACGGCGCCCTGTTGGCCGGCTGCTGGATGCTCGGGGCACTGCTGTCCGGGCCGCTGCACCTGGGCCGGCTCGACGGCCGACGGCACGTGCTGGTGCCGGCCGTCCTCGGCGCCGGCGCGTTCGCGGTGTTCGCGGTGGCGGCGTTGGTCGTGCGCCGGGTGCCGACCCTCGATGACCTGGTCGACGACGTCATCTCGCGCGCCGACACGGGCAGCCTGACGCTCGTCGTCGCCGTCGCCCTGGTCAACGGGCTGGCAGAGGAGCTCTTCTTCCGCGGCGCGCTCTACAGCGCGTTCGGCCGGCACCGGCCGTGGCTGTGGTCGACAGTCGCCTACGTCGTCGTCACCGCGGCGACGCTCAACGTGATGCTCGTGCTCGCGGCGGCCGCCATGGGCACGCTGTTCGCGCTGGAGCGCCGGTCGACGCGCGGCGTGCTCGCACCGGTGGTCACCCACCTGACCTGGTCGGTGTTGATGATCTTCTTCCTGCCCCGCTGA